Proteins encoded together in one Entomobacter blattae window:
- a CDS encoding phage fiber-tail adaptor protein: protein MANPLAPLRQNKQPIDYYEEQANAVICPPLRPPMPKPPVDVAPGDWFVVPSGPLCHQVMLLNCKGPGESRRYWIDFHNQLAKDDEIVAIGAEAGDPKLVLSEFVADPDNRGAFYVTISGGTLNMRSGIRFRLTLETGEVREVVLQSLVMDQGLISGPNCPPVSLGRGIRGTQIWIVDKDPDASYVPPSGFAPLIYDMVINETTNGLWQYQPVAGSRQNIWKFIIPLGGPRGEPGKSAYQSWLDTGHTGSEAEFVASLKGEKGDSVDSTLFKKMFEDFMAGLPLTDPGDGVSLWNNGNIPTISVRQDEEQ from the coding sequence ATGGCAAATCCGCTCGCGCCGTTGAGGCAAAATAAACAGCCCATTGATTATTATGAAGAGCAGGCAAACGCTGTTATCTGTCCTCCTCTGCGTCCTCCTATGCCCAAACCGCCTGTGGATGTAGCGCCTGGGGACTGGTTTGTTGTACCTTCTGGGCCGTTGTGTCATCAGGTGATGCTGCTGAATTGTAAGGGGCCGGGAGAGAGCAGGCGCTATTGGATCGACTTTCATAACCAGCTGGCCAAAGACGATGAGATTGTAGCGATTGGTGCCGAGGCTGGCGATCCTAAGTTGGTGCTCTCGGAGTTTGTGGCTGATCCTGATAACAGGGGCGCATTTTACGTCACCATTTCCGGCGGCACGCTGAATATGCGCTCTGGTATCCGTTTCCGGCTTACTCTGGAAACAGGCGAGGTGCGTGAGGTCGTGCTGCAAAGCCTGGTGATGGATCAGGGTTTGATCAGTGGGCCCAACTGCCCGCCTGTATCATTGGGGCGTGGGATACGGGGAACGCAGATCTGGATAGTAGACAAAGACCCCGATGCTTCCTACGTGCCGCCCAGTGGGTTTGCGCCCCTGATCTACGACATGGTGATTAACGAGACCACGAACGGGCTGTGGCAATACCAGCCTGTTGCGGGCAGCCGTCAAAATATATGGAAGTTCATCATTCCGCTTGGCGGCCCACGAGGAGAGCCTGGTAAATCGGCCTATCAAAGCTGGCTTGATACTGGCCATACGGGGAGCGAGGCCGAGTTTGTAGCCTCTCTCAAGGGGGAGAAGGGCGATTCTGTGGACAGTACCTTATTCAAGAAAATGTTTGAGGATTTTATGGCAGGGCTACCCCTTACTGACCCGGGAGATGGTGTTTCCCTGTGGAACAACGGGAATATTCCAACAATCAGTGTCAGACAGGATGAGGAACAGTGA